A part of Macaca mulatta isolate MMU2019108-1 chromosome 12, T2T-MMU8v2.0, whole genome shotgun sequence genomic DNA contains:
- the CNOT9 gene encoding CCR4-NOT transcription complex subunit 9 isoform X3 — MLWHSFGTIAALLQEIVNIYPSINPPTLTAHQSNRVCNALALLQCVASHPETRSAFLAAHIPLFLYPFLHTVSKTRPFEYLRLTSLGVIGALVKTDEQEVINFLLTTEIIPLCLRIMESGSELSKTVATFILQKILLDDTGLAYICQTYERFSHVAMILGKMVLQLSKEPSARLLKHVVRCYLRLSDNPRAREALRQCLPDQLKDTTFAQVLKDDTTTKRWLAQLVKNLQEGQVTDPRGIPLPPQ; from the exons ATGCTGTGGCATTCATTTGGTACTATTGCAGCACTTTTACAG gaaattgtaaatatttatccATCTATCAACCCACCAACCTTGACAGCACACCAGTCTAACAGAGTTTGCAATGCTCTGGCATTACTGCAATGTGTAGCATCACATCCAGAAACCAG GTCAGCGTTTCTCGCAGCACACATCCCACTTTTTTTGTACCCCTTTTTGCACACTGTCAGCAAAACACGTCCCTTTGAGTATCTTCGGCTCACCAGCCTTGGAGTTATTG GGGCCCTGGTGAAAACAGATGAACAAGAAGTAATCAACTTTTTATTGACAACAGAAATTATCCCTTTATGTTTGCGAATTATGGAATCTGGAAGTGAACTTTCTAAAACA GTTGCCACATTCATCCTCCAGAAGATCTTGTTAGATGACACTGGTTTGGCTTATATATGTCAGACGTATGAGCGTTTCTCCCATGTTGCCATGATCTTG GGTAAGATGGTCCTGCAGCTATCCAAAGAGCCTTCTGCCCGTCTGCTGAAGCATGTAGTGAGATGTTACCTTCGGCTTTCAGATAACCCCAG GGCACGTGAAGCACTCAGGCAGTGCCTCCCTGACCAGCTGAAAGACACAACCTTCGCCCAGGTGCTAAAAGATGACACCACCACGAAACGCTGGCTTGCACAACTGGTGAAGAACCTGCAAGAGGGCCAGGTCACCGATCCCAGGGGTATCCCCCTGCCCCCTCAGTGA
- the CNOT9 gene encoding CCR4-NOT transcription complex subunit 9 isoform X2 — translation MHSLATAAPVPTALAQVDREKIYQWINELSSPETRENALLELSKKRESVPDLAPMLWHSFGTIAALLQEIVNIYPSINPPTLTAHQSNRVCNALALLQCVASHPETRSAFLAAHIPLFLYPFLHTVSKTRPFEYLRLTSLGVIGALVKTDEQEVINFLLTTEIIPLCLRIMESGSELSKTVATFILQKILLDDTGLAYICQTYERFSHVAMILGKMVLQLSKEPSARLLKHVVRCYLRLSDNPRFSDLTFCWSSFQRK, via the exons CCTGTGCCTACTGCACTGGCACAAGTGGATAGAGAAAAGATCTATCAGTGGATCAATGAGCTGTCGAGTCCTGAGACAAGGGAAAATGCTTTGCTGGAGCTAAGTAAGAAGCGAGAGTCTGTTCCTGACCTTGCACCCATGCTGTGGCATTCATTTGGTACTATTGCAGCACTTTTACAG gaaattgtaaatatttatccATCTATCAACCCACCAACCTTGACAGCACACCAGTCTAACAGAGTTTGCAATGCTCTGGCATTACTGCAATGTGTAGCATCACATCCAGAAACCAG GTCAGCGTTTCTCGCAGCACACATCCCACTTTTTTTGTACCCCTTTTTGCACACTGTCAGCAAAACACGTCCCTTTGAGTATCTTCGGCTCACCAGCCTTGGAGTTATTG GGGCCCTGGTGAAAACAGATGAACAAGAAGTAATCAACTTTTTATTGACAACAGAAATTATCCCTTTATGTTTGCGAATTATGGAATCTGGAAGTGAACTTTCTAAAACA GTTGCCACATTCATCCTCCAGAAGATCTTGTTAGATGACACTGGTTTGGCTTATATATGTCAGACGTATGAGCGTTTCTCCCATGTTGCCATGATCTTG GGTAAGATGGTCCTGCAGCTATCCAAAGAGCCTTCTGCCCGTCTGCTGAAGCATGTAGTGAGATGTTACCTTCGGCTTTCAGATAACCCCAG GTTTTCAGATTTGACTTTCTGCTGgtcatcttttcaaagaaaatga
- the CNOT9 gene encoding CCR4-NOT transcription complex subunit 9 isoform X1 — MHSLATAAPVPTALAQVDREKIYQWINELSSPETRENALLELSKKRESVPDLAPMLWHSFGTIAALLQEIVNIYPSINPPTLTAHQSNRVCNALALLQCVASHPETRSAFLAAHIPLFLYPFLHTVSKTRPFEYLRLTSLGVIGALVKTDEQEVINFLLTTEIIPLCLRIMESGSELSKTVATFILQKILLDDTGLAYICQTYERFSHVAMILGKMVLQLSKEPSARLLKHVVRCYLRLSDNPRAREALRQCLPDQLKDTTFAQVLKDDTTTKRWLAQLVKNLQEGQVTDPRGIPLPPQ; from the exons CCTGTGCCTACTGCACTGGCACAAGTGGATAGAGAAAAGATCTATCAGTGGATCAATGAGCTGTCGAGTCCTGAGACAAGGGAAAATGCTTTGCTGGAGCTAAGTAAGAAGCGAGAGTCTGTTCCTGACCTTGCACCCATGCTGTGGCATTCATTTGGTACTATTGCAGCACTTTTACAG gaaattgtaaatatttatccATCTATCAACCCACCAACCTTGACAGCACACCAGTCTAACAGAGTTTGCAATGCTCTGGCATTACTGCAATGTGTAGCATCACATCCAGAAACCAG GTCAGCGTTTCTCGCAGCACACATCCCACTTTTTTTGTACCCCTTTTTGCACACTGTCAGCAAAACACGTCCCTTTGAGTATCTTCGGCTCACCAGCCTTGGAGTTATTG GGGCCCTGGTGAAAACAGATGAACAAGAAGTAATCAACTTTTTATTGACAACAGAAATTATCCCTTTATGTTTGCGAATTATGGAATCTGGAAGTGAACTTTCTAAAACA GTTGCCACATTCATCCTCCAGAAGATCTTGTTAGATGACACTGGTTTGGCTTATATATGTCAGACGTATGAGCGTTTCTCCCATGTTGCCATGATCTTG GGTAAGATGGTCCTGCAGCTATCCAAAGAGCCTTCTGCCCGTCTGCTGAAGCATGTAGTGAGATGTTACCTTCGGCTTTCAGATAACCCCAG GGCACGTGAAGCACTCAGGCAGTGCCTCCCTGACCAGCTGAAAGACACAACCTTCGCCCAGGTGCTAAAAGATGACACCACCACGAAACGCTGGCTTGCACAACTGGTGAAGAACCTGCAAGAGGGCCAGGTCACCGATCCCAGGGGTATCCCCCTGCCCCCTCAGTGA